ATCCTACGTTTATCAATTACAATTTTGAAATGGGATATTCCTATGGGTTTGTTACGTTATTTTATTCCCATGATTGTGCTCATCCACAGGATACGTACCCCTATAACCACCGAGTGACCACTCTCTGGGGAGAGGGCAGCGTTGATCGTTTTGGGATACGATGTATGGGCAGCATCGGGAAGACTGGAAAAAGATAGATCGTCTATATGGGCGATGAGGGACTTGAACCCCCGACATCCTGCTTGTAAGGCAGGCGCTCTCCCAGCTGAGCTAATCGCCCGAAGTGAGCAAAACCTACCATGAATCTTTTTATTGTGTCAAGCAATATCGCTGTCGGTTTCCATGTCCTGGCCTCGTAACCAGATCTCCTTCGGTTTTCGTATGCCTCTCCGTTTTGAGATAAGAAAGTAGCTCACGAGGACGAAGAGCAGGTAAGCAAAGGCAACGGCAACGGCCAGCCAAAACAGAATGGGGTTCCCATGTGTTGCACTGTATGCAGGAAGATTGATGATCATGATAAAGGGTATTGCAAAGACAAATGTCAGTCCCGATGAGAACATATAGTCACGGGCTACCGGAGTTTCAAAGTCGGGATCGATGACGCGCAGCAGAGCCAAACCTGTCGGCATGGTACCGGTTGAGACCCCAAATATTACCAGCATCCTCTGGAAACGATGATCGGTGAAAATCCTCGAACAAAACCACGGCACACCGATAAGCGCTAGGACGCCGCCGATGGTGCTGAGAATCAGAATCGGGATGATGTATTTGCCGACCACCACAAGGCTGATGGCGCCTATTGCCGCGGTGACCATAAGGTCGACGGAGAATCCCGATATTCTGGTGAGAGTCCCGTTGTCAAAGGTGTATTCGAATTTTGCCCCCTTTGCGAAGGCCTTAAAACCGAGAGCCACGATTGCCGAAAAGACAAAATTGATCCCCCAGAGATTTGTTGCAAGATCGACTCCAAGGGGACCGGCAAAGGCAAGCAGGAGGCCGAGGCCTTTCAGAAGGAAATAACTTATAAGGTAAACAACCATCACCAGGGCAATGTGATAGGTAAATGGATCGATTGCCTCTGTCTCAGTCGACATAAAGCTTCCGACTGGCCGTTCGACACCTTTTTTCATGAGTCCAGAACGAATTCTACGACTGTTAAGGAGTTCGATCTGTTCCTTATTCAGCCAGCCTCGCTGTATTGCATAGTTAATCAGAAAAACGCCACCGAAGCAGGCCCAAAGAAACCCGATGGCGGCAAAGGTAAGGCCCACCGTTCCCGCTCCGGTAAAGCCCATCGGCTCCCATCCCGAGCCGATGGCGAAGGCTTGTCCCGGTCCCAGTACGAAACCGAGAGGGAGCAGAAAGCCGAAAGCCGGGAACAGACCGGGAAAAATTGTCTTTATCAGCAGGAAGGTAACCAAGAGACCGAGAAAAGCCTGGAGTGCATACTGTGAAAGAACAGAAACTGAGGTAGCAAAAATGGTTCCTCGGCTCTTTCTTACCTTGCCATTCCCCTTTCGTAGGGTCATGGCAATAAAACTGATATTCAAGAGGTGGTACACCAGCATGCCAAAGCCCTCGTTTGACAGGCCATATTGGGGAAGCACAAAGTTGTAGAGAATAAGGAGGATGAATCCGGCCACCAGTGCATTCGGAATGAGAAACCGTTGAACAAATCGGATACGGGTCCTAATAAACGTTGCAATCAACAAGGCCGCTGAAATGATTCCGATATTGATAATGAGTGACCAGGGAAAATTCATTGAAGCCTCCTATGGTTCTCAGTATTATGGCATAGAATACTATTTTACGGAAACGCGGTAACGATTTTCAAACCAATTTTTAAGAGCTTCAATACGATAATAAAACGAATCGGTCTTTTTTCGCTCCAGACCGAAAAAAGAGATGCTGTTAACACTGCAGACACCGTAAAAAAGAATCCCTTCATCCACGGGATAAAGAACAATACTCAGCGAGAGATCACCGGGGGAAACCATTGAGATGAACTTATACTTCATCTTAGTCATGTTCGACATTTCAAGTAAAAGAGTCTTACCGTCCCCTTCAAAATGGGTTGCATAGATATTTGTCCCAAAGGTGAGATCGGTTTGGCGAAGGGTCAGGTCGATGGATCTCGGCACCGTTTCGAAATGGGGGTCCGGCAGCGGCCTTCCTGATTCGGGGCTGTCGATGACCGTTGATTCGGTAAAGAGCGTCCTCATTTTTTCCCTCGACGCCGAATAATACTCGATACCCTCCATTGTACTGACTGAAAAAAGGATCTTTGCAGCCTGCTCATAGGCCTGTTCTTTTGATGCACCCTGGGGATAGGGCATCAGCGATAGGCTTTCAACCCCGAGGGTCGGATCAAGGGAGCGTACTTTGTCCGAAAGGGTCTGTGCCGAGGTGAAATCCAGGATATAGCGTAAGTCTGCTTCATCCTTGGAGAAGAAATAGCGAGTGAGGGGTTCCCCAGCTTTCAGCTTTTCCGCATCGTTTCCCGTAAGATAGGGAACGGCCTCAAAAAGTGTCTGCGCACCAAGGTTCAAGGTTGAAATCAATGCCAGCGTAACCATGATAATCTTCTGTTTCATGAGAGGAAAGATAATACAGAGCTGCAGGCGGTTTCAATCATCCCTCCTCTTTTATTTCATTTTCTCTCGTGATATGCTCGTTGTATGGAAGGTATGGACGGAATGATTGCTGGAAATATTGCGAGAATTCGAGATGAGATTGCCGAAGCTGCCCATAAAGCGGGACGAGATCCCGGGGACATACAGTTAATGGCAGTAACGAAAACACACCCCTTCGAAGATGTTCTTGCCGCTTATGAGGCCGGGATTCGTCTCTTCGGTGAAAATCGTGTTCAGGAAGCTGTCGGTAAGTACACCGTACCCCTTCCTGCCGATATGGGATTACACATGATCGGTCATTTACAAAGCAATAAGGTGAAACAGATTGTTCCCCTTGTTCAATGTGTGGAGTCAATCGACAAAGTCGCCACTGCCGAGGAGCTCAATAAAAGGGCCCAGGCGGCCGGGAAGCATATCGACATCATGTTTGAAGTTAATACCTCCGGAGAAGTCTCGAAAAACGGTTTTTCCGAATATGAAGAGCTGAGCGATGCCTTGGGCGCGACGCTTGAATTGGATGCCCTTTGCGTAACCGGTCTTATGACCATCGGACCTCTTGGTGGAGATGAGGGGCAGATCAGAAAGGCCTTCATCCTTCTTCGTTCAATGTCCGATCGCCTTTCGGTGGAATACCCCCAGGCAAAGCTCCGTGAACTTTCGATGGGGATGTCAGGGGATTTTCCTATCGCCGTTGCCGAAGGAGCGACAATCGTACGGGTGGGAACTGCAATATTCGGGAGACGGGACTAAGGAGATGACCCGTCCCCTTGTTGTGCGAATTGTTATTTTTCTCTTTCTTCTTTGTTTCGTTGTGACGTTGCTGCCTGCCGATGATACTGAAGATACTGCAAGCGATGAATCCGATTACGAACCTTATAGTGCATCAGAATTTCCTCAATGGGCCTTGGACCTTCGGCGTGCCGAGGCTATTTTCTTTGGATCGCTCCCGTTTACCCTTCTTTTATCGACCCTTGGGTTTGATTCGTACAACTATGTTGCCCACGATTTCGATACCGATTATGTTCCCTTCTATTCGACGGGAAGCGGGGAATACTTGGTAGATAGTGAAGAACGAACCTATCGGATTCTTGCGGCGGTCGGTGGATCACTCTTGCTTGCCCTTGTCGATTATATCATCGGAGCCTCTTCCGGTGGGCGTTGAGAAACAAGGTTGCCGCTGGGACCATCTCGTTCGGGATATTCCGAGTGACGGTGTCAGAATCGATCGTTATGTGAGCGAGGTTGCCGGACTCTTTCCCCGCAGCCAACTGCGCCAGCGCAATCCCCGTTTTTTTATTAATGGAAAGGCGGTCAAGGCATCGTCGCGGGTATATACGGGGGA
The window above is part of the Sediminispirochaeta bajacaliforniensis DSM 16054 genome. Proteins encoded here:
- a CDS encoding sodium/glutamate symporter family protein, coding for MNFPWSLIINIGIISAALLIATFIRTRIRFVQRFLIPNALVAGFILLILYNFVLPQYGLSNEGFGMLVYHLLNISFIAMTLRKGNGKVRKSRGTIFATSVSVLSQYALQAFLGLLVTFLLIKTIFPGLFPAFGFLLPLGFVLGPGQAFAIGSGWEPMGFTGAGTVGLTFAAIGFLWACFGGVFLINYAIQRGWLNKEQIELLNSRRIRSGLMKKGVERPVGSFMSTETEAIDPFTYHIALVMVVYLISYFLLKGLGLLLAFAGPLGVDLATNLWGINFVFSAIVALGFKAFAKGAKFEYTFDNGTLTRISGFSVDLMVTAAIGAISLVVVGKYIIPILILSTIGGVLALIGVPWFCSRIFTDHRFQRMLVIFGVSTGTMPTGLALLRVIDPDFETPVARDYMFSSGLTFVFAIPFIMIINLPAYSATHGNPILFWLAVAVAFAYLLFVLVSYFLISKRRGIRKPKEIWLRGQDMETDSDIA
- a CDS encoding DUF6675 family protein, which encodes MKQKIIMVTLALISTLNLGAQTLFEAVPYLTGNDAEKLKAGEPLTRYFFSKDEADLRYILDFTSAQTLSDKVRSLDPTLGVESLSLMPYPQGASKEQAYEQAAKILFSVSTMEGIEYYSASREKMRTLFTESTVIDSPESGRPLPDPHFETVPRSIDLTLRQTDLTFGTNIYATHFEGDGKTLLLEMSNMTKMKYKFISMVSPGDLSLSIVLYPVDEGILFYGVCSVNSISFFGLERKKTDSFYYRIEALKNWFENRYRVSVK
- a CDS encoding YggS family pyridoxal phosphate-dependent enzyme, which translates into the protein MEGMDGMIAGNIARIRDEIAEAAHKAGRDPGDIQLMAVTKTHPFEDVLAAYEAGIRLFGENRVQEAVGKYTVPLPADMGLHMIGHLQSNKVKQIVPLVQCVESIDKVATAEELNKRAQAAGKHIDIMFEVNTSGEVSKNGFSEYEELSDALGATLELDALCVTGLMTIGPLGGDEGQIRKAFILLRSMSDRLSVEYPQAKLRELSMGMSGDFPIAVAEGATIVRVGTAIFGRRD